ACCCCGAAGGCCGGGTGCGGGGCTTCTTTTACACTGGCACGCCGCTGGACGAAATGCAGGCCGACATTTCCTCTCTGCTCAATCCTGAAGCCCAGGGTTAGTCAAACCACGACTCTTAAGGAAAAGCATCATGACATTCAGTTTCAGACGCCTCATCAAACCCGCCCTGCTGCTGGCTCTGGTCAATTCCAGCGCCCCCTTCGCAGGGGAGGTCATGGTCCACGATGCCTGGATAAGGGCCATGCCTCCCAATGCCAGGGCTGTGCCTGTTTACCTGTCACTGCACAATGGCAGCGACTCATCCATCGCCCTCACCGCCATAGAAACGCCCCTTGGCCGGGTTGAACTGCACCAGAGTATTCAACAGGGGGAGATGATGAAAATGCAGCGCGTCGAGCGCATCGAGGTAGCCGCCCATGAGATGGTCAAACTCGCCCCCATGGGCTATCACGGCATGCTGCTGGACATGCAGGCGCCCCCGGCAACCGGGGAACAAGTCGCACTGACACTGCACTTTGACAACGGTGAAACCGCACGGGTGGAAGCGCCTGTGATAGCAGGGCAAGGAAAGATGATGGCCTCGGGCCATGAGCATCATCACTGATCCCGGCCTTATCCACCTAAGGCGATCCAGATCAATGATTTGAATGGAAATGTGACTTAGTCTGCCCTTCAGTAACCGAGCCGGGGGGCAGCATGATCACCGACATTCAAACCAGTCAGATTATTCACCAGCACCATCTTTTCTCTCCCCTTGCGCCGAGGCAATTGGAGCAGCTGCTGGCGGGAGCCGGTCGAATCAGCCTCGCGCCACAGGAGCACCTCTTTCACCGTCAGGATCCGGCCAAACGCTTTTATCTGGTGCTCAAAGGCAACCTGCAACTCTATATCACCAGCGCCCAGGGCCAGCTCAAGGTACTGGAAGTGGTGCGACCGAATCATTCCTTTGCTGAGGCACTGATTTTCAATCAGGAACCTTTTTACCCGGTATCGGCTCAGGCGGTGCAGGCCTGCGAGCTGGTGAGTTTTGATGCTGAGGCCTATCTTGCCATTCTCAAGCAGAGCCCGGATGCCTGCATCGCCGTGATGGCGGCCATGAGCATGCGTCTGCACAAGGATATTCAGGAAATTGAAAATCTATCGCTGCAAAACGCCGAGAACCGGCTGCTGATGTTTTTGCTCAGGCACAGCAAACCTTCCGGGGACAACAGCGGCATGCTGACCCTGGATGTACCCAAACGTACCCTGGCGTCTCGCTTGTCGATTCAGCCGGAAACCTTCTCCCGGCTGATAAAAAAGATGAACAGTGAGGGCATGATAGAAGAGTCGCGGGGGCTGATTAATATTCCGGACCTCAGCCGTCTTTACGAAAGTATTCAGCAGCTTGAGCCTGCCGCCTGTGGCCGTTGCCCCATGGCCATCAAGAAAGCGGCGCTGAAACAGGCCGCGGCCGCGAACAAAACCCCCTTGAATGCCAGAACGCTGGCGGACAGGATCCCGGCCAGCGTGGGTTAAACAGACTGAGCCGGTTTGGGGCTGGCGGCAAGCTGGCTCAGTTGGTCAGATTCCTGACTGAATGTGTCAGGTTCCGGACGGGGTTTCACAGCTGCCAATCAGGGTCTTGAAGTGTTGCCCCAGATCCTGACCGGCGAAAGACTGTGCCTGGCTTACCATCTGCGCCAATGTTTGGGAGGCCCCTTCCAACCCCTCCTGTTCAATCAAGGCCTTGGCATAGGCCGCCACATCGGCGCCCTGTTGCAGGAGGGCCGCCGCACTTTGCAGGTCAAACTCCTGCTCCATCATAGACTGCACATTGGCCAGCAGCTCAGCCACCTTGGCAGACTCCACCAACGCACCTTCAACCTTGACCAGCTCACCCACTGGGTCGTCGGCAAGCTTATTGGCCACACAGGCCGCCACTGAACCTGCCTCAGCGCTCTTCACCACAGCATCCAGCCCCTCGGCGCGAATTTGCTCAACCGCTTGCTGAATGTCAGCATTACGCGCGAGCCAGGCCTGCTCCATGGCCGCCTTTTCATCGCCCCCAAACCAGCCGCATCCAGACATCAGCAGGGCACCCAATGCCAAGGTAAGAATTTTTTGTGTCATTGCCTTTTCCTTTAAATCAACTATCCATAAACAAGGCATAGAGAACTATGCCGCCCCGTGTTGCCACAGTGTTCCAGAATCGCCTTAAACGGGGATGAACGAGGATAACCAACAAATAAACGCAGGTTTGCGGCCATTTACATGGCGGCATGCCCGGTGCTTTGGTAAGCTTGCGCCCCCTGTTACGGGTCTGGCCACCAAGCCTGTCCGGACACCTTTCCTGCAAGCAAGAGAAGACTGCATGAGTTTTGCCTCACTGGGCCTGTCGGCGCCCATCCTCAAAGCCCTCGATCATAAGGGCTATAAAACCCCGTCTCCCATTCAGGCCCAGGCCATTCCTGTGGTGCTTGAAGGCCGGGATTTGCTCGCCGCAGCCCAAACCGGTACCGGCAAAACCGCAGGCTTTACCCTGCCCTTGCTCGAATTGTTGTCCCAAACCCAAAAGGCAGGCCCCAAGCAGGTGCGTGCCCTTATCCTGACCCCAACCCGCGAGCTCGCGGCGCAAATAGCCGACAACATCAGCGCCTACAGCAAGTACCTGCCGCTGAAAAGCACCGTGGTATTTGGTGGGGTGGGCATTGGCCCACAAATCACCACCCTGCGCCGTGGTATCGACATTCTGGTGGCCACACCGGGCCGCCTGCTGGATTTGCACCAGCAAAATGCCGTGAGCTTCCATGGTCTGGAAATTCTGGTGCTGGATGAAGCCGACCGCATGCTGGACATGGGTTTTATCCACGACATCAAGCGCATCCTGAAATTGCTGCCGGCCAAACGACAAAATCTGTTGTTTTCGGCCACCTTCTCGCCGGAAATCCGCACCCTCGCCCATGGACTCTTGCACAATGCCGCCGAGGTATCTGTTACCCCAAGAAACAGTGCCGCCGAGTCGGTAAAGCAATGGATAGTCCCGGTGGACAAAAACCAAAAGCCGGCCCTGCTTGCCGAGCTGACCCGTTTTTACCGTTGGCAGCAGGTGCTGGTATTTTGCCGCACCAAGCACGGCGCCAACCGCCTGGTACGCCAGATGGAAGCCGAAGGCATCAAGGCCGCCGCCATCCATGGCAACAAGAGCCAGAACGCCCGTACCCAGGCGCTGGCCGACTTCAAACGCGGCGCCATCCGCATGCTGATTGCCACCGACATTGCCGCCCGCGGCATTGATATCAGTGAGTTACCCAACGTGGTGAACTTCGAACTGCCCCACGTGCCGGAAGACTACGTGCACCGCATCGGCCGCACCGGTCGCGCCGGCGCCAGCGGTGAAGCGGCCTCGTTGGTTTGCAATGAGGAAGCCAAGCAATTAAGGGATATTGAAAGGCTGATTAAGCAGTCGCTGCCCCGCAAAGAGTTTGTGGGTTTTGAACCGGTTCACGGCCTGCCGCCAAGCGAAAATCAGGGTAAGTCCAAGCCTGGAAGTCAGCAAGGTGCCAAGCCGGGCAATAAGAGCCAGGGGCGCAAGCCACAGGGCCAGAGCCGCAATGCACAGCCCAAACAGCGCCAGGGCAGCCGAGCGCAGGAAGAGCGGAACCTGCAGGACAAAGCCCCATCCCGCAGCGAACAGCCGCGCCGGGAAAGAAGCAGTAACGACCAGGCTCGCGCTGAAAAGCCACGCACTGACAAACCACGCAGCGACAGAGCCCGTAGCGACAAAGCCCGTAGCGACAACGCTCGCAGCGAAAGCGGCCGCAGCGATATCCGTAGTGACAGCGCTCGTAACGACAAGCCACGCACCGACCGCCCGAACACTGACAGAGCCGCCGGCAATAAGCCCCGCAGCGGCAATCGCCCCCAGGGACAGGGCCAGCAGCGTGCTCAGGGCCAGCAGCGCCCCCGCAGCAATGCCAAAGGTGGCGATCGCAATCAGGCGTAATCTTGCCCAAGCGAGACAATAAAAAACCGGCCAATGGCCGGTTTTTTGTTTGCGGGCTGTTTTCATCACTGCCCGCTCTCTTCAAGCTACTGGCTACAGAAGCTTGGGCTACAGGCTGCAGCGCATATCATCACAATCACCTCGTTCAAATGCCGCTGAAGTGCGATGAGCTGCATTGTCGGAATTCACCGCATTCTCAGATGTTTCTGCCAGCAGGGCTCCTATCATCTTACCGAGTTTCATATCTTCCAACGGCCCCAGGTGTTGCATCCTCACCCGGCCATCGGCATCCAGCAGCACCAGGGTCGGCGTGCCCTGAAATCCCCAGCGAGCCATGGTCTCGGGAATACGTCCAGCCGGACGGTCGATGGCAATGGGAAACCTGAGCCGATACTCATGCACAAAGGCCTGCAGCGCCTCTGGCCCCATCACCCCGTGGTGCTCAAACACCGAGTGCAGCCCCATGATGGCAATTTCATCACCGAAGCTATTTGCCACCCGGGCAAGTTGCGGCAGACCATGGCTGATGCATGCAGGGCACAGCATCTGAAATACATAAATCAGCAGTGGCTTGCCACGAAAATCATCAAGGCTTAAGGGTTTTGGCGTATTGAGCCAGCCACTGGCGGCAAGCGCCGGTGCCAGCGGGAATTCAACGTGCGACATAACCAGTTCCTCAGTGATTTACCTTACCCGGCAGACTCAGATCCCCTGAGGCCACATCGAACACATCCACCACGCAAAACAGCGGCGTATGCAGATTGGCGCTGACCCTGAGCCCGGACGTTACCCCATCAAAGCTGGCGGACGTGACAACATCGATATTGTCGAAAGGCACCTTCACCTCGACTCTGTCGCCGCTCAGCAGCGGGTCGAAGCCGGGACTGTCGATAAACAGCGGCAACCCGGGCCAGGTCTTGGGCAACTTGGGGCGCGCTCCTTCGGGAATATCCTTCACCTTGAGCTTTCCGGGGCCGCATGCCTCATCCGCTGCCAATACCACCCAGTGGCTGTGCCAAAGGTCGCCATCGTTGTCGGTATTGTTGTCGCCGTTTTCATCGAACAGCGGGGTATCGTCGAAGTCCGGGTGACTCGCCACCGCCAGCGCCAGAATACCTGCCCCGGCTTCAAAGCCCACTTCGCCACTGTCGATACTGGTCGGCCATACGTAGGCAAAGGCCGAGGCGCCCGCGAGCTTGCCACCGGCGTTGGGAGTGAGGCCCCCGGCTTCACCGGCAACGCCCATGTGGAAGGTTGCCACATTGCCCTTGGTGGTGATTTTGGCGTGCACTATGTCAAAGGCGGGTTCTATCGCCTTATCGGTTTTGGCCTGAATACCGCCCTGATGGGCGCCGTGGCCTATTGCGGCTGCGCTGAACAGCAAGCCTGACAGGGTTGCAATGGCAAGTTGTGACGATTTCATGGTGGATCTCCTTAATTGTTTTGAGTCGAAACAATTAAAACCAAAATGATCCAGCCTTGTCAACATAGTTTCGAGGCGATACAATTATTTCATGACCTCAGAAACCATCCAGATCCAGCAGTTGCTGGAACGCATTGCGGCGCTGCTGCGCGGCGAAAGGCGAAACAAATTAGTCGAGTTGGGGCTGCTTCCGGTGCAGTTCGATGCCCTGTGCTATCTGGGAGAGTGCAACCGCTACTCAGACACCCTGATGGCCCTGTGTGAATACCTGGGCCAGACCAAGGGAACCGTATCGCAAACGCTGAAGGTGTTGGAGAAAAAGGGGCTGATTGAGCGCCAGAGCGATGCCAAAGACAAGCGGGTGGTGCACCTCAAACCCTCTGAGGCTGGATTGGCACTGCTCGCCGAACTGGCCCAGTCTCCCCTGCTTTGTGCCTTGCACACAGAGCATGGATTCGACACCCGGCTGCAAGGCTCCCTCGCTGAGCTTTTAAAGCAGCTGCAACAGGCCAATGGTGGCCGCACCTTTGGCGTGTGCCGCCAGTGCCGCTACAACCAAAGCCCTGCCGAAGGGCATTTCCAATGCGGTCTGACCGGAGAAGCCCTGTCTGAGGCGGATACACGGCTTATCTGCCGTGAATATGAACGTATTGATTAGTAAATAAAAAACTGTATTGCGCCGGTTTTTTATGAAAGTACACAAGACCTCTATCGATAGCCCCACAGGCCAGCAGACTATCATGCATCAGCGCTGGCGTGCCTTCACCGAAGCGGTCGTAAAGCTGCCTGAACCTGTCGTCGGCAAGGTACATGGCCGCGAGCATGGGCTGCCGCGCCTTCGCCGAAGCGGTAGTAACACTGCCTGAACCTGTCGTCGGCAAGGTACATGGCCGCGAGCATGGGGTGCCGTGCTCCGGGGCACTCGCCATTGGTAGAGCGTCAGCGGCACTGCGCCACACTCTCTCCTTAAAAACGGTTCGTAAACACGTGTTTTAGCATTTCAGACGAATTTATTTGAGCCCCTTTCGAAAGTGCACCCAAAAAGCACCGCAGTCGGGCGTTACAGCGTTAAAATGGCTTGGTCCTGAGAAAAAGCCCCTTTATTTTAGCCTTGGAGCCTAAAGTGCATCCCACTAAAATCACCTTTTACGAGCGGTTCGAACCCATCATTCTGTCCGGTGACAAGACCATCACCATCCGTGATGAGGCAGAGTCCCACTATGTGCCCGGCACCCGGGTCGCCGTCCATACCTATGAGACAGACCGCTGGTTTTGCGATATTGAGATACGCTCTGTCACCCCCATTCAGTTCGATGACCTGAACGAAGAGCACGCCCGCCAGGAGCATCTGTCACTGGAGGATTTGAAACGTATCATCCGCGATATCTACCCCGAGCTGGATTCCCTCTATGTGATTGAGTACCGCCTTCTCGCCCGGGACCCAGCTGGGTAATGCGTAAGGCTGACTTTCAGCCCTCCAGAGCCCGTGGGCAGGGCTCCTGGGTTGACTCAAGGCAAACAAGCTGAAATAACAATACCTTGCATAACAATTTCTGAATACATTTCCGATATTGCTTCAAGGAAGTCCCATGGAAATAACCCTGTATCAGGTCGATGCTTTCGCAAGCCGGGTGTTTGAAGGTAACCCGGCCGCAGTGTGCCCCCTGCCCCACTGGCTGGACGATAAGCTGCTCGCCAGAATTGCCAATGAGAACAACCTGTCGGAAACCGCTTTTTTCGTCCCCAAAGACGGGGGCTATCACCTGCGCTGGTTTACGCCCGCTGAGGAAGTGGATCTCTGTGGCCACGCCACCCTGGCCGCAGCACATGTACTTTTTAATCACCTTGGCCACCAGGGGGATGACATAGACTTCCATACCCTGAGCGGCACTCTCACAGTAACGCACAGCAACGGACTCTATACCCTCGACTTTCCAGCCACTGAGCCACAGGCCATCGAGGTACCCGCCGCCCTGATTGCGGGTCTCAGTTCGGGCGCAGAGGCCGTGCTCGCCGGCTTTGATTATGTCGTAGTGCTCAAGGATGAAGGGAGCGTAAAAGCCCTGACACCGGACTTTGCCCCCTGGCACAGCCTGCCCCTGAGAGGGGTTGTAGTCACAGCGCCCGGTGATGAGGTGGACTTCGTCAGTCGCTGCTTTTTTCCAAAGCTCAAGGTGGACGAAGACCCGGTAACGGGATCGGCCCATTGTGAACTGACGCCCTATTGGGCCAAAAGGCTCAATAAAACCCGACTGACGGCCCGGCAACTTTCGTCCCGCCCCGGCAGCCTGGTCTGTGAACTCCGTGACGACAGAGTCAGGATCTCCGGTCAGGCCGTGGACTATCTCAAAGGCACCGTTTTACTGCCTGATGCAGAGGTTAAGGGCTAAAGCGCCTTCTGATACGACGGCCAACCGGCGCTAACTCCCGTTCGCCTACTTTTTTCCGTGAATTAACCTGGATCAAGGCGCTTTGATTCCCCTCCCTTAATCTTGGCGCCATCGCCCATCAAACTGACGGGGCGCCTTTGGGGAATCTTGACCTTGTACGCCACGATTTTACTGCTCCATGTGCTGGGGGCCACTCTCTGGACCGGAGGCCACCTGGTATTAACCCTAAGCATTCTGCCCGGTGCCATAAAAAACAACGACCCACAGCCTTTACTGGATTTTGAGTCCCGGTTTGAAAAGCTGGCCATGACCGCACTCGCGGTGCAGGTCACCACGGGAATGATGCTGGCGCGCCACTATTTGCCCAACCCGGCCCTCTGGTTTGCCGAAGCTCAGCCGTTTTCGGCCATCATCAAGGCCAAGATGCTGCTGTTGCTGCTGACGCTTCTGGTTGCACTGAATGCCAGATTCAGAGTGCTGCCACAGCTTGCCGCCCTGTCGTCTGGCACTCCGATGTCAACCAGCAAAACCCGTCTGCTTTACACCATGGCAACCCATGTCATGGTGGTTACCCTGCTATCTGTGGCATTTGTTATCGTTGGTGTGGGAGTGCGTACCGGCTGGTTTTACTGACGCCTGAAGACAGAGGTGTGGCAAGCAATCAGCAATAACTTGAATTTTAAGCCAATCCCTGTAGTTTAGGTTGGAACCACCACGCCACCGGACTGTGCAATGACACCCGTTTCCCGACGCTTATCATCCGGGCTGTTCCTGCCCTTGATGACACTCTGCCTTGCCCTCGTTGGCACAGGCGCGAAGGCGGAAGATCTCGTCACCATAGAAACCTCCTTGGGCGAGATGACCTTTGCATTTTTCCCCGATGAAGCCCCCCAAACCGTCGCCAACTTTAAACGACTGGCGCAAAGCGGCTGGTACGAAGGCAAGTCTTTCTACCGGGTGGTCAAGGGACATGTTATTCAGGCTGGCAGCCTGGATGAAAACAGCGAGCCCATGGTGGAAGCTGAGTTCAATCATCATCCCCACCTCAAAGGCACCCTGGGGCTTGCCCGGGACGAAGACCCCAATTCTGGCTCCACAGAGTTTTACATCTGCCATGGGGCCCGGCCACATCTGGATGGCCGTTACACCGTATTTGGCCAGCTGGTTTCCGGCGAGGCCGTGCTCGACGCCATCGCCAATGTAGAAGTCATTGAAAAATATTATGATGAAGACAAAAAAGTCGCCTTCCACGAACCCAAAACGCAGGTAACTATCAAGGCGGTGAGGCTGCATTAACCCAGATAAGTTCGCTCGGAATATAAGGCATGGCACCAAACCATCCCATTGGACAGCGTTAGGCAAAGTCTCGTCGAAGAGGTCTGAGGCAAAACAGGCATTTGCAGAAGCTGATAAAAAAGCTGCCCTGAGGCAGCTTTTTTAGTGGTTTGAACCCGGTGTCTGAGGGGTTGATATCACTGACCAAAGGCCGGCGAAATACAGCGTTTCACACTGTAGCTGTACCCCAAAGGAACGCTGTCGTCCTTCAGGATCTCCAGGATTTCGTAGTCGTTCAGCTCCACCACCTTACTGCCTTGCGAATGTTGGCAACGGGAGCGACTATCTGATTCGTATACATAAATAAAATACGCCAGCATCGACTGCTGCAGACTGTGGTAGCGTTCGGCTCGGGCCCGCATTTCACGTACCGGCATGGAAGCCAGATTGGTCGTATCTCCGTCTCGGGTGATATGTACACCCAAATTGGCGGCGGGCTCCTCGGGCTCGTCAATCACAGCGCCAGCCACAGACGCCGGCTCGGCGTTGCCCGTTGAGTCTGGGGCGGATGCGGGCAATATCCCGGTTTCTATCACCTTTTTTTGCACATCTTCATCGGCATGGAAAAATCCTTCATATAAGCCCGACGTGAAGGCGCTGGATTCCGAACCGACGCCGGTAAAGGCACCCAGCATCAACAGCTGGATAAGCAGCGCAATACTCCAAAACCAGCGCACCAAGGCGGTGGTAAACACAAAGCGGTAATGGGGTGGGTGCCAGAGCGCGTGAATACCAAAGGGCTTGAGCAGTAACAGCAGCAATAAGTAAAAGGGCATGGCCACCTGGGCCAGCAGTAACATCAGCAGCGAGGTGATAAAGAACCACCCCGGCAAACTGAGCAAAATCGCAAAGTTATGACTGTATGGCAGACTGGATGCCGCCACCCCGGTCACCTCATTGACCATGCCTGCCGCATTGCCCAGGGCAAAGTTGGCCACGACCGCATAGAACAGCAGGATGAGAGCCTTACCCGGCAGGCTGTGCCACACGTGTAAAAAGCGCGGCCAGAACTCACTCACCAGGCCGGTTAACATCATCAGGGACATCAGGGCGAGAAACCATGGGCCCAACTCCAGCATCAACACCAGCTCAACCAGCAGCAACACTGTGGCTGCCACATAGCAGCGCTGGGCAAAATTAAGGCTTTGCCAGAATCGTTTCAGGCTGATGAGGATGCGCGTGAGTGGTCGGGTGAAGGGGCGATTGAACAGCCCCGAAATTTTCATTTTTACCTGGGAGGTAAGTGCCGGTAATTCCATATTTAATAAGCGCCGCACTGTGTGTAATCCATTGTGCCCACAAGATACTGGAAACCAATTTTTTACACCAGCATGAGTGGCCTATCATCGCCCCAGCAATCGATAGAGCTCACCCCGTCGCACCTCGCTTTCGGCGCTCGCCAAAGTGCCATCGGCGAGCCATATTGCCAGTTGCTCTGCGATGATGGGCGCAGTTTGGGTGCGGCTCATGCCCGGTTTAAGGGCGTCCTGATACAGTAACCGGATCAGCACCCAGTCCATGGGGGTAAGCAAGTCTGCTGCGGCTTTATCGTTGAATACGGAAGGAAATATCGCCTCGCTATCGTTTGGCAGCCCCAGCACCTGGGTCAGCTCTTCCACCACGCAGGATACCAACTTGCCATGCATCCTGGCCTGATCCACAGGAATAAACACCTGTGCCCGGCGGATAACACCGCCCGGCGCCTCAAAATGGGCAAGGCACACGGCTCCGTGCAGATTGGCAGCGGCTTTAGCCCCCAGGCGCCGCTTCACTTCCCCCTCCCAATCCCGCTGGCGGGTAAAAAGAATATGAAGATTTGCCTCTTTAACACCCACTTCACGGATACGGAGCCCTGTGAGTTCACCAAGCTGCTTAAAATGCATAAGCACCAACTGGCGCTGCACCGGCTCCTGAACCTGCTCTTCGATGGCAAATCGTATCTCACCGACCCACTTGGAAAGGGGAAAACTGCCAGCCTCATACTCGCGGCCGTGAACGATAGCGGCAAACGAGCGTGCCACATACCCGGGGTTGAGATGATTGCCAGCACCGGGTTCAAAATCGGTGGCAAGCGGCTTTGCCGATGCAGTGGCAATGACCAGCAGCCCGGTCAGCAGCAGCCCTGCTAATGGGACTGCGGTTACCGTCACGGCTCTTGGCTGCAAAGCGACTCCAGTTCCCGGCCGCAAGGCGGCAGGGCGCAACAGCCGGTAGAACCATCCAGTACTCACATTACATCCTTTTTCACTATTACTTTTGGCGTATGCTGAAAGCTTAGCACGTCGCATTTCACCAGAGCGCTATATCCGTCATCCGGGCTGTGACATAATCGCCGCAATTGCATTAAGCGGCCAATGGAGCCAGCAACCGGGCTCACCCGAATTATGCCACCCCACCACGACACAAGGATATTCAGCCATGGATGAGCAGTATCACTATCAGCAAAGGGACGTGCCCCCACACCCCCACAAGGCCTTCCGACTCGGAGAAGGTAAAATCAGTGGCTACGCCAGCGTATTTTTAGGGGCGCTCTCCCTTCTGGCCGTGCTTGCCTATCTTTATCCTTCCTACCTCACCACCACCGAACTCAGGGCGGTTTACAACGCCGAAGAGCTTCAGCAAGTGCTGAAATACGGCATGTATTTTTCACTGTTTTTTGGACTGCTGACCTTTGTGCTTGGGGGATACAGACGCCTGGGCATGGCGGGGATCGCCCTGACCGGCATCGCGTTTTTACTGGGCGGCTGGCAAATCCCGGTTGGGCCTGTGGCGCCAAAAGCGCTATCCCTCGGTGTCGACTGGCTTATCCTGGCGTTCTTGGGGTCAGTATTTATTTTTATGACCCTGGAGAAACTGCTGCCACGGTATAAAGATCAGGTGATTTTGCGCCCCGGCTGGGGGCTGGATCTCTGGTATTTTGTGTTTAACCATTTGGCCATTTCTGCCATTTTGTTGTACGCCAACTACCATGTGAGCCACTTTCACTGGGCGGTAAGTGACCCTGTGCAGGCCTGGATTCAGGCGCTGCCGCTGTGGGTACAGGTGGTGGCCATCATACTCGCGGCCGATTTTGTGCTCTATTGGGAACACAGGCTGTTTCACGAGGTGGGCTTTTTGTGGCCCATCCATGCGGTGCATCACTCGGTGGAAGATTTAGACTGGCTCGCAGGCTCCCGAGGCCACTTTATTCAGATGTTCTCCGAGCGTGCCATGGTGATGGTGCCATTGTATCTGCTGGGGCCTGACAAAGCCGCGCTGGACATCTATGTGGCCTTTGCGGCGCTGCAGGCGGTGCTTATCCACTGCAACACCCGGCTGCATTTTGGTCCCATCAAATATCTGTTGGTGACGCCCTGGTTCCACCACTGGCATCACAGCTCGGAAAAGCCAGCCATAGATACCAACTACGGTGCCCACACACCCATTTACGACTGGCTTTTTGGCACCTTGCATGTGCCTTCAAAGCATTGGCCCGCCCACTACGGCACCACCAAGCCCCTGCCCCGCTCCTTTATGGGACAGCTCTGGTATCCCTTTGCCTGTTGGTTGGCCAGGCGCAAAGCATCGAGCGCTGACCAAGCCTGAAGCAACCTCGTTAGCGAAACGTAAAAACAAAACGCCCGGCAAATCAGCCGGGCGTTTTATTCAGATGAAGGCAAACATCAATCAACCGCGCCTGCGGCTTCTGCGGCGCATGCGGCCTTCGACATCGCCTTTTTGCGGCTTGGGCTGACCGGATTGCTCACCGCTCAGCGCATCCTCGCTAAACGCCTCGGCAGTCGAAACCTCATCCGCAGAGCCTTCTTCATCGACCTCGGTCTCTTGCTGAGCATCCTTTTTATCGCCCTTGAACACGGACTTGAAGATGCTCGTCACCGACGGCAGCTTGACTTTGGGCTCGGCTTTTTCTGCCTTTATGGAAGACTCAGCCTCCGGCGCCTTATCCTCAGGCAACTTTACTGACACAGTGGCGCTATCTTTAGCCCCGGGCTCAGTAGCAGACGCCTTCTGAGCCGTCCCGGCAGGGGTAAAATCCTCCGGGGAAAAGCCAAATAATCCGTCTTTACCCTGGGGGCGACTGGGCAACGGGTCTGGCAAAGTGCTGGGCATCAGGGACGCGAAAAAATCATCGGGGTTGGCCTTCACAGCGACCGGGTCCAACGACCGAGAATCACCTTTTAATGCCCCTGTGGGGACAGACACATCACCGGCGGCTGGCACCTCTGCAAACCCGATATCGGCTGTGCCCTTGGCCGCTTCGGCGGCATCGAGGGAAGCGATAAAGTCGTTTACCGAAATCATTTTGGGCCGCTTTACAGCAACAGGATCCTTGGGAACCAATGCGGGATCTTTTGCCGGGGTGGCAGCAGTGGCAGCCTGGGGCACTGTCATCCCGGACGCACCTGTCTCAGGCTTAAAAGCCAACGACGTGGCTGCCTGGGGCTCAGTACTCCCATCGGCGTCCTCACTCTCAACAGCCTCATCAGGCTCTGTACGGGAAGCTTCATTTGCAGTTTCCTTTACCACTGGCAGCGGCTCCAG
The window above is part of the Shewanella litorisediminis genome. Proteins encoded here:
- a CDS encoding DUF2927 domain-containing protein; its protein translation is MSTGWFYRLLRPAALRPGTGVALQPRAVTVTAVPLAGLLLTGLLVIATASAKPLATDFEPGAGNHLNPGYVARSFAAIVHGREYEAGSFPLSKWVGEIRFAIEEQVQEPVQRQLVLMHFKQLGELTGLRIREVGVKEANLHILFTRQRDWEGEVKRRLGAKAAANLHGAVCLAHFEAPGGVIRRAQVFIPVDQARMHGKLVSCVVEELTQVLGLPNDSEAIFPSVFNDKAAADLLTPMDWVLIRLLYQDALKPGMSRTQTAPIIAEQLAIWLADGTLASAESEVRRGELYRLLGR
- a CDS encoding sterol desaturase family protein, which codes for MDEQYHYQQRDVPPHPHKAFRLGEGKISGYASVFLGALSLLAVLAYLYPSYLTTTELRAVYNAEELQQVLKYGMYFSLFFGLLTFVLGGYRRLGMAGIALTGIAFLLGGWQIPVGPVAPKALSLGVDWLILAFLGSVFIFMTLEKLLPRYKDQVILRPGWGLDLWYFVFNHLAISAILLYANYHVSHFHWAVSDPVQAWIQALPLWVQVVAIILAADFVLYWEHRLFHEVGFLWPIHAVHHSVEDLDWLAGSRGHFIQMFSERAMVMVPLYLLGPDKAALDIYVAFAALQAVLIHCNTRLHFGPIKYLLVTPWFHHWHHSSEKPAIDTNYGAHTPIYDWLFGTLHVPSKHWPAHYGTTKPLPRSFMGQLWYPFACWLARRKASSADQA
- a CDS encoding peptidylprolyl isomerase, coding for MTPVSRRLSSGLFLPLMTLCLALVGTGAKAEDLVTIETSLGEMTFAFFPDEAPQTVANFKRLAQSGWYEGKSFYRVVKGHVIQAGSLDENSEPMVEAEFNHHPHLKGTLGLARDEDPNSGSTEFYICHGARPHLDGRYTVFGQLVSGEAVLDAIANVEVIEKYYDEDKKVAFHEPKTQVTIKAVRLH